The following are encoded together in the Lactuca sativa cultivar Salinas chromosome 1, Lsat_Salinas_v11, whole genome shotgun sequence genome:
- the LOC111905484 gene encoding oligopeptide transporter 3, which produces MASDNDTGEKQNGPPPPATAAVAECTVEEVALVVPETDDTSLPVMTFRAWTLGVGSCVVLIFLNTFFIYRTQPLAISAILMQIAVLPIGKFMAATLPTKEYKLMGRSFSLNPGPFNMKEHVIITVFANCGVSTGGGDAYSIGAITVMKAYYRQSLSFLCGLIIVLTTQILGYGWAGMLRRYLVDPVEMWWPANLAQVSLFRALHEKENKGEGMTRMRFFMIFLVLSFAYYALPGYLFPILTFFSWVCWVWPHSITAQQIGSGYHGLGVGAFTLDWAGISAYHGSPLVTPWTSILNVGAGFIAFIYIIVPICYWKYDTFDARKFPIFSNKLFTATGHEYDTTRILTPQFDLNIAAYNSYSKLYLSPLFALSIGSGFARFTATLTHVALFHGGDIWKQSKSAVKNAKIDIHAKLMQSYKQVPQWWYLVMLVGSIALSLVMCFVWKEDVQLPWWGFLFAFGLAWLVTLPIGVIQATTNQQPGYDIIAQFIIGYILPGKPIANLLFKIYGRISTIHALSFLSDLKLGHYMKIPPRCMFTAQLVGTLVAGTVNLAVSWWMLENIENLCDIEGLHPESPWTCPKFKVTFDASVIWGLIGPERLFGSGGLYRNLVWLFLIGAFLPVPVWIMSKIFPEKKWIPLINIPVISYGFAGMPPATPTNIASWLVTGMIFNYFVFKYRKQWWQKYNYILSAALDAGTAFMGVLLFFALQNEGVNLKWWGAKPDHCPLATCPTATGINVTGCPIF; this is translated from the exons ATGGCTTCGGATAACGACACCGGCGAAAAACAAAATGGGCCACCTCCACCGGCGACGGCGGCGGTTGCAGAGTGTACCGTGGAAGAGGTGGCTCTGGTGGTGCCGGAAACCGACGACACATCACTACCGGTAATGACATTCCGGGCATGGACACTGGGCGTTGGGTCGTGCGTTGTTCTAATATTCCTAAACACTTTCTTCATATACCGAACTCAACCTCTCGCGATATCAGCCATTCTTATGCAGATTGCAGTTCTTCCGATCGGAAAATTCATGGCGGCGACGTTGCCGACGAAGGAGTACAAGTTAATGGGTCGGAGCTTTAGCTTGAATCCGGGTCCGTTTAACATGAAGGAGCACGTGATAATCACTGTGTTTGCAAATTGTGGGGTGTCTACAGGTGGGGGTGATGCGTACTCGATTGGAGCCATTACTGTTATGAAAGCTTATTATAGACAGAGCTTGAGTTTCCTCTGTGGTTTGATTATCGTTTTGACTACTCAG ATATTAGGGTATGGATGGGCAGGAATGCTGAGAAGATATCTGGTTGATCCAGTGGAGATGTGGTGGCCAGCAAACCTAGCTCAGGTTTCTCTCTTTAG ggcatTGCATGAAAAGGAAAACAAAGGTGAAGGCATGACAAGGATGCGATTTTTCATGATCTTCCTGGTTTTAAGCTTTGCGTATTACGCACTTCCAGGCTACCTTTTTCCCATTTTAACCTTCTTCTCCTGGGTTTGCTGGGTTTGGCCCCACAGCATCACCGCCCAACAAATCGGCTCCGGCTACCATGGGTTAGGAGTCGGCGCCTTCACCCTCGACTGGGCTGGGATCTCCGCCTACCATGGCAGCCCATTAGTCACCCCTTGGACTTCCATTCTCAACGTCGGAGCAGGCTTCATCGCCTTCATCTACATCATCGTTCCGATTTGTTACTGGAAATACGACACATTTGATGCCAGAAAATTCCCAATCTTCTCCAACAAGCTATTCACCGCCACCGGCCATGAATACGACACCACCAGAATCTTAACCCCACAATTCGATCTCAACATCGCTGCTTACAATAGTTACAGCAAGCTCTACTTAAGTCCTTTGTTTGCGCTTTCAATTGGATCCGGATTCGCCAGGTTCACCGCCACTCTCACCCACGTCGCCTTATTCCATGGCGG GGATATATGGAAGCAGAGTAAATCGGCAGTGAAGAATGCTAAGATCGACATCCATGCGAAACTGATGCAGAGCTATAAACAAGTCCCGCAATGGTGGTATCTGGTGATGTTGGTAGGGAGCATCGCGTTGTCTCTGGTGATGTGTTTTGTTTGGAAAGAAGATGTGCAGCTTCCATGGTGGGGTTTTCTCTTTGCTTTTGGTCTGGCTTGGCTCGTTACTCTCCCCATTGGAGTCATTCAAGCTACTACAAACCAGCAACCTGGATATGACATCATAGCACAGTTCATAATCGGGTATATTTTGCCTGGAAAACCGATTGCGAATCTGCTGTTCAAAATCTACGGAAGAATCAGTACAATTCATGCTCTTTCTTTCTTGTCGGATCTGAAGCTAGGGCACTACATGAAGATCCCACCTCGATGCATGTTCACAGCTCAGCTCGTCGGAACCCTAGTTGCAGGGACGGTGAATCTCGCTGTGTCATGGTGGATGTTGGAGAATATCGAGAATCTGTGTGATATCGAGGGGCTTCATCCCGAAAGTCCATGGACATGCCCCAAATTCAAAGTTACATTTGATGCTTCTGTGATTTGGGGACTCATCGGACCCGAGCGACTCTTTGGATCCGGAGGTTTGTATAGAAATCTCGTATGGCTGTTTCTAATCGGAGCGTTCTTGCCGGTGCCGGTGTGGATAATGAGCAAGATTTTCCCGGAAAAGAAATGGATTCCGTTGATTAACATACCTGTTATATCATATGGTTTCGCCGGAATGCCGCCGGCGACTCCCACAAACATAGCAAGCTGGCTTGTCACCGGAATGATCTTTAACTATTTTGTGTTCAAGTACCGGAAACAATGGTGGCAGAAGTACAATTACATCCTTTCGGCGGCGCTGGATGCAGGTACGGCGTTCATGGGTGTGTTGTTGTTCTTCGCCTTGCAAAACGAAGGGGTTAATTTGAAGTGGTGGGGGGCAAAGCCTGACCACTGTCCTTTGGCCACGTGTCCAACAGCTACCGGAATTAATGTCACCGGTTGCCCGATATTCTAG
- the LOC111905490 gene encoding uncharacterized protein LOC111905490: protein MNNFAGSIASSSSDDDSSDEDDLMLHTLSSAARNRVQQRGESSNTEKRHRISIVRDRMTTHEFLVHDYFAPDSLYDLSKFKDRFCISRKLFLRIAKDLENNYAFFQLRWDARGKRGFSTLQKCAAALRQLAYGIAADASDEYLKMSERTGLECAYLFCEYVIEFYGNIYLRHPTRNDIEQLYVAHEAKHDLPGMLGSIDCTYWEWANCLNTWRGQFTRGSNNDLNVLGASPIFNDILQGKAPNMTFVVNKHQYNCGYYLGDEIYPKYATFVKSFSFPADEKRKLFKLAQESAMKDVERTFGVLKQKWHIIKHPTRSWDRSKLTKVLTVCVILHNMIIEENGIAICIYNPVDILNLPAVIQVGSPAYFTRFFTRFLEIQNSETRHNLRYDLTEHVWQRQFQQHGGYDNDGDDGE, encoded by the exons ATGAATAATTTTGCGGGTTCGATTGCTTCTTCTTCATCCGATGATGATAGCTCGGATGAAGATGACTTGATGTTGCACACGTTGTCGTCTGCGGCACGCAATAGAGTGCAGCAAAGAGGTGAAAGTTCAAATACCGAGAAGAGGCATAGAATTTCGATAGTTCGGGATCGTATGACGACACACGAGTTTTTGGTACATGATTACTTTGCCCCTGATAGTTTGTATGACCTATCAAAATTTAAAGACCGATTTTGTATTAGTAGAAAATTATTTTTACGTATTGCTAAAGATTTGGAAAACAATTATGCGTTTTTCCAATTGCGATGGGATGCAAGAGGTAAACGTGGTTTTAGTACCCTACAAAAATGCGCAGCAGCCCTTAGACAATTGGCATACGGCATAGCAGCAGATGCTTCAGATGAGTATCTGAAAATGTCTGAGAGGACTGGGCTAGAATGTGCTTATCTTTTTTGTGAGTATGTCATAGAGTTTTATGGTAACATATATTTGCGACATCCAACTAGAAATGATATCGAACAATTGTATGTCGCCCATGAAGCTAAACACGACTTACCAGGAATGCTTGGTAGCATTGATTGTACATATTGGGAGTGGGCAAATTGTCTCAATACATGGCGAGGTCAATTCACTCGAG GGTCAAACAACGACCTGAATGTGCTTGGAGCCTCTCCGATATTTAATGATATTTTGCAGGGTAAAGCACCAAATATGACGTTTGTTGTTAATAAGCATCAATATAATTGCGGGTATTACCTTGGTGATGAGATATATCCAAAGTACGCTACGTTTGTTAAGTCGTTTTCATTTCCGGCcgatgaaaaacgaaaattattCAAATTAGCACAAGAATCGGCAATGAAAGATGTGGAACGGACGTTTGGGGTCCTCAAACAAAAGTGGCACATTATCAAACATCCGACACGGTCATGGGATAGGTCGAAATTGACGAAGGTTTTGACTGTTtgtgttattttacataacatgatAATTGAAGAAAATGGTATAGCTATTTGTATATATAATCCGGTAGATATTCTTAACCTACCTGCAGTAATACAAGTCGGCAGCCCTGCATACTTCACACGATTTTTCACACGATTTTTGGAAATACAAAATAGTGAAACACGTCACAATTTACGTTATGATTTGACTGAGCATGTATGGCAAAGGCAATTCCAGCAACACGGTGGCTATGACAACGACGGGGATGACGGCGAGtaa